The proteins below come from a single Juglans regia cultivar Chandler chromosome 12, Walnut 2.0, whole genome shotgun sequence genomic window:
- the LOC108980957 gene encoding geranylgeranyl transferase type-2 subunit beta 1-like isoform X1, translated as MRQEQIKNPTLHFPRDMGELVTEKHVQYILSVEKRKDDFISVAMEYLRMNGAYWGLTTLDLLGKLDAVDVDEVVSWIMKCQHESGGFGGNIGHDPHILYTLSAVQVLALFDKLNVLDIENVTNYIAGLQNEDGSFSGDEWGEVDTRFSYIAICCLSILHHLNKINVEKAVSYIVSCKNLDGGFGCTPGGESHAGQIFCCVGALAITGSLHHIDKDLLGWWLCERQVKAGGLNGRPEKLPDVCYSWWVLSSLIMIDRVHWISKEKLVKFILDCQDTENGGISDRPDDAVDVYHTYFGVAGLSLLEYPGLKAIDPAYALPVDVINRIFFGR; from the exons ATGAGACAAGAACAGATAAAGAACCCAACGCTACATTTTCCAAGAGAT ATGGGGGAGCTTGTAACTGAGAAGCATGTCCAATACATTTTGTCAGTTGAAAAG AGGAAGGATGACTTTATATCTGTTGCAATGGAATATCTGAGAATGAATGGGGCATACTGGGGATTGACCACTCTAGATCTTCTAGGGAAGCTTGATGCTGTAGATGTGGATGAGGTTGTCTCATGGATCATGAAATGCCAGCACGAATCAG GTGGGTTTGGTGGTAACATTGGGCATGACCCTCACATACTGTATACTCTAAGCGCTGTACAGGTTTTGGCCCTTTTTGACAAACTAAATGTTCTTGACATTGAGAATGTGACTAATT aTATTGCTGGATTGCAAAATGAAGATGGATCATTTTCAGGGGATGAATGGGGCGAAGTTGATACACG GTTCTCTTACATTGCTATATGTTGTCTCTCAATATTACATCATTTGAATAAAATCAATGTGGAGAAGGCAGTGAGCTACATCGTGAGTTGCAAAAATTTGGACGGTGGATTTGGATGCACACCTGGTGGCGAGTCCCATGCAGGTCAAA TTTTCTGTTGTGTGGGTGCACTTGCTATAACGGGATCATTGCATCATATTGACAAGGACCTTCTTGGGTGGTGGTTATGCGAGCGGCAAGTTAAAGCAGGGGGTCTTAATGGCCGTCCTGAGAAACTTCCTGAT GTTTGCTACTCATGGTGGGTTCTTTCTAGCTTGATCATGATAGACAGGGTTCATTGGATCAGCAAGGAAAAGCTTGTTAAGTTCATCTTAGACTGCCAG GATACAGAAAATGGGGGTATTTCTGATAGGCCAGATGATGCTGTGGATGTCTATCACACCTACTTTGGAGTGGCTG GACTATCACTTCTTGAATATCCAGGATTGAAAGCGATAGATCCAGCTTATGCTCTCCCCGTTGAtgttataaatagaattttctttGGCAGATGA
- the LOC108980957 gene encoding geranylgeranyl transferase type-2 subunit beta 1-like isoform X2, whose product MGELVTEKHVQYILSVEKRKDDFISVAMEYLRMNGAYWGLTTLDLLGKLDAVDVDEVVSWIMKCQHESGGFGGNIGHDPHILYTLSAVQVLALFDKLNVLDIENVTNYIAGLQNEDGSFSGDEWGEVDTRFSYIAICCLSILHHLNKINVEKAVSYIVSCKNLDGGFGCTPGGESHAGQIFCCVGALAITGSLHHIDKDLLGWWLCERQVKAGGLNGRPEKLPDVCYSWWVLSSLIMIDRVHWISKEKLVKFILDCQDTENGGISDRPDDAVDVYHTYFGVAGLSLLEYPGLKAIDPAYALPVDVINRIFFGR is encoded by the exons ATGGGGGAGCTTGTAACTGAGAAGCATGTCCAATACATTTTGTCAGTTGAAAAG AGGAAGGATGACTTTATATCTGTTGCAATGGAATATCTGAGAATGAATGGGGCATACTGGGGATTGACCACTCTAGATCTTCTAGGGAAGCTTGATGCTGTAGATGTGGATGAGGTTGTCTCATGGATCATGAAATGCCAGCACGAATCAG GTGGGTTTGGTGGTAACATTGGGCATGACCCTCACATACTGTATACTCTAAGCGCTGTACAGGTTTTGGCCCTTTTTGACAAACTAAATGTTCTTGACATTGAGAATGTGACTAATT aTATTGCTGGATTGCAAAATGAAGATGGATCATTTTCAGGGGATGAATGGGGCGAAGTTGATACACG GTTCTCTTACATTGCTATATGTTGTCTCTCAATATTACATCATTTGAATAAAATCAATGTGGAGAAGGCAGTGAGCTACATCGTGAGTTGCAAAAATTTGGACGGTGGATTTGGATGCACACCTGGTGGCGAGTCCCATGCAGGTCAAA TTTTCTGTTGTGTGGGTGCACTTGCTATAACGGGATCATTGCATCATATTGACAAGGACCTTCTTGGGTGGTGGTTATGCGAGCGGCAAGTTAAAGCAGGGGGTCTTAATGGCCGTCCTGAGAAACTTCCTGAT GTTTGCTACTCATGGTGGGTTCTTTCTAGCTTGATCATGATAGACAGGGTTCATTGGATCAGCAAGGAAAAGCTTGTTAAGTTCATCTTAGACTGCCAG GATACAGAAAATGGGGGTATTTCTGATAGGCCAGATGATGCTGTGGATGTCTATCACACCTACTTTGGAGTGGCTG GACTATCACTTCTTGAATATCCAGGATTGAAAGCGATAGATCCAGCTTATGCTCTCCCCGTTGAtgttataaatagaattttctttGGCAGATGA